One segment of Falco peregrinus isolate bFalPer1 chromosome 4, bFalPer1.pri, whole genome shotgun sequence DNA contains the following:
- the MRPL30 gene encoding 39S ribosomal protein L30, mitochondrial isoform X2, producing MLGKRMEGMASTAWVRCLFTKSRIPDSVFQPRPGDHEKYGGDPEQPHKIHIVTRIKSVIGRPYWEKKIIRDLGLVQAHQPRLHKNIPSVNSKLKVVKHLIRIQPLKLPHGLPTEEEMSDTFLTVKGELVIKRRLKPVELKEIKS from the exons ATGCTGGGGAAGAGGATGGAGGGGATGGCGTCCACAGCGTGGGTTCGTTGTCTCTTTACTAAGTCAAGAATTCCAGACTCG GTATTTCAGCCGCGGCCTGGAGATCATGAAAAGTATGGAGGTGACCCTGAGCAGCCCCACAAGATCCACATTGTTACTAGAATAAAAAGTGTGATTGGTCGCCCATATTGGGAAAAGAAGATAATACGTGATCTTGGACTGGTTCAA GCACATCAGCCAAGACTGCACAAAAATATCCCTTCTGTGAATTCCAAACTGAAAGTTGTTAAACATCTGATAAG AATACAGCCACTGAAACTACCTCACGGGTTGCcaacagaagaggaaatgtCAGACACCTTTCTTACAGTCAAGGGAGAGCTTGTCATTAAACGACGTCTGAAACCTGTGGagctgaaagaaattaagtCCTAA
- the LIPT1 gene encoding lipoyltransferase 1, mitochondrial, whose translation MVLRSSLKNCLQLSCVLRTPKAGFRSTTSGGLIIQSISNDVYQNLAVEDWIHDHMNLENQQVLFLWRNSPAVVIGRHQNPWQECNLRLLRQKNIKLARRRSGGGTVYHDLGNINLTFFTTRKKYERMENLKLIVKALKALRPRLDVHVSDRYDILLDRQYKISGTASKLGRTTAYHHCTLLCNADKFVLSSVLKSPYKGLKSNATPSVPASVKNLFEEDPSLTCEMLLDAIAEEYATQHQMDHHITLINPADETVLPGINNKTKELQTWEWVYGKTPKFSINTCFSMVYKDSVLDVKVDMDVKHGRIEVCNIDLPEQWLPPALCSELVKSLTGSKFCPSETTTLATTLLRVCPQDDELHSRWNLLCENMIMLM comes from the coding sequence ATGGTACTCCGGTCATCATTAAAGAACTGCCTTCAGCTATCCTGTGTCCTCAGAACTCCAAAAGCTGGCTTCAGAAGCACCACTAGTGGAGGCCTCATTATCCAATCTATTTCTAATGACGTTTACCAAAATCTAGCTGTGGAAGACTGGATCCATGACCACATGAATTTAGAAAACCAACAGGTCCTCTTCCTTTGGAGAAATTCCCCTGCTGTGGTAATAGGGAGACATCAGAATCCCTGGCAGGAATGCAACCTCAGGCTattaaggcaaaaaaatataaagctaGCCAGGAGAAGAAGTGGAGGGGGGACAGTTTATCATGACTTAGGCAACATCAATTTGACTTTCTttacaaccagaaaaaaatatgaacgAATGGAAAACCTGAAACTAATTGTGAAGGCACTGAAAGCCTTGCGCCCCCGGTTAGATGTGCATGTCAGTGACAGATATGACATCTTGCTAGATAGGCAATACAAAATCTCAGGTACTGCTTCAAAGCTGGGAAGAACAACTGCTTATCACCACTGTACCTTACTCTGTAATGCAGATAAGTTTGTTTTATCTTCTGTGCTAAAAAGTCCTTATAAAGGGCTAAAAAGCAATGCCACTCCTAGTGTGCCTGCCTCAGTGAAAAATCTCTTTGAAGAGGATCCCAGTTTAACTTGTGAGATGCTTCTGGATGCCATTGCGGAAGAATATGCTACACAACACCAAATGGATCATCATATCACCTTAATAAATCCAGCTGATGAGACTGTGCTTCCTGgaattaataataaaactaaAGAACTACAAACGTGGGAATGGGTGTATGGAAAGACACCGAAGTTCAGCATCAACACTTGTTTTAGCATGGTCTATAAAGATTCTGTTCTTGATGTTAAAGTAGATATGGATGTAAAGCACGGAAGGATTGAAGTCTGCAACATTGATCTGCCAGAGCAGTGGCTGCCACCAGCGCTGTGCAGTGAACTAGTAAAGAGCCTTACTGGTAGTAAGTTTTGCCCAAGTGAAACCACTACACTAGCAACAACATTGCTAAGAGTGTGTCCACAAGATGATGAGTTGCACAGCAGGTGGAATCTGCTATGTGAAAATATGATAATGTTAATGTga
- the MITD1 gene encoding MIT domain-containing protein 1 — protein MSRAGGDGTAALERAGAETVKRAVELDRASRFQESLVCYQEGIDLLLQVVKATKDEAKKHRYRQKISEYMTRAEDIKKHIEKEKQDGKYHKQIRIEENATGFGYEKLFQEYLTEIVSEVWVEDPYIRNVHQLYNFLRFCEMLVKGPCKVKTIHLLTSYDEGSGKSQQISGLEEIQQSLRNYGVTLNIAFSPSIHDREIRFNNGWMIKIGRGLNYFKKPQGRFSIGYCDFDLRPCHETTVDVFHTKHTKKM, from the exons ATGTCGCGGGCGGGGGGCGATGGCACCGCCGCGCTGGAGCGGGCCGGGGCGGAGACGGTGAAGCGGGCGGTGGAGCTGGACCGGGCCTCTCGGTTCCAGGAGTCGCTGGTGTGCTACCAGGAGGGCATCGacctcctgctgcaggtggTGAAAG CCACCAAGGATGAGGCGAAAAAGCACCGTTACCGGCAGAAAATATCCGAGTACATGACCAGAgcagaagacattaaaaagcacattgaaaaagagaaacaag aTGGCAAATACCATAAGCAAATCAGAATAGAGGAAAATGCAACGGGTTTCGGCTATGAAAAGCTTTTCCAAGAGTACCTTACTGAGATTGTTTCTGAAGTGTGGGTGGAGGATCCGTACATCAGGAACGTTCATCAG TTGTATAACTTCCTGCGATTCTGCGAGATGCTAGTTAAGGGGCCGTGCAAAGTGAAAACAATCCACCTCCTCACTTCCTATGATGAA GGTAGCGGGAAGAGTCAGCAAATAAGTGGCTTGGAAGAAATACAACAGTCGCTGAGGAATTATGGAGTAACACTGAATATTGCATTTTCACCTTCAATACATGATCGAGAAATTAG attcaACAATGGATGGATGATTAAGATTGGAAGGggtcttaattattttaagaaaccGCAG GGTCGTTTCAGCATTGGATACTGTGACTTTGACTTGCGACCTTGTCATGAAACAACAGTGGATGTCTTTCATACTaaacatacaaagaaaatgtga
- the MRPL30 gene encoding 39S ribosomal protein L30, mitochondrial isoform X1, giving the protein MASPAGLRHAAVWKMLGKRMEGMASTAWVRCLFTKSRIPDSVFQPRPGDHEKYGGDPEQPHKIHIVTRIKSVIGRPYWEKKIIRDLGLVQAHQPRLHKNIPSVNSKLKVVKHLIRIQPLKLPHGLPTEEEMSDTFLTVKGELVIKRRLKPVELKEIKS; this is encoded by the exons ATGGCGAGTCCCGCGGGCCTGCGGCACGCAGCCGTTTGGAAG ATGCTGGGGAAGAGGATGGAGGGGATGGCGTCCACAGCGTGGGTTCGTTGTCTCTTTACTAAGTCAAGAATTCCAGACTCG GTATTTCAGCCGCGGCCTGGAGATCATGAAAAGTATGGAGGTGACCCTGAGCAGCCCCACAAGATCCACATTGTTACTAGAATAAAAAGTGTGATTGGTCGCCCATATTGGGAAAAGAAGATAATACGTGATCTTGGACTGGTTCAA GCACATCAGCCAAGACTGCACAAAAATATCCCTTCTGTGAATTCCAAACTGAAAGTTGTTAAACATCTGATAAG AATACAGCCACTGAAACTACCTCACGGGTTGCcaacagaagaggaaatgtCAGACACCTTTCTTACAGTCAAGGGAGAGCTTGTCATTAAACGACGTCTGAAACCTGTGGagctgaaagaaattaagtCCTAA